The following proteins come from a genomic window of Gimesia sp.:
- a CDS encoding tetratricopeptide repeat protein: MLENIAYIVAAVFCEIYLILMIRGLFSSRSQGHQFSHLKNLDSAIASYSKLIHKNPRDTKSYLARSSAYIQQERLTEALADCDMVTLLEPDNPYAFLNRGAIYGLQNEHEKCIDETTRCLEIKPDTFNALINRGHTYARLGNIEAALNDLSQVIQLAPRKPEPYFERGNCFLNLHKYSEAIEEYTQALQHRDKTWEYYYRWDCHQKRGIAHTKLGQLKQAREDFDLALKHCLFHEAIRLDPQDLDNYLQRGNLYYCAEQYQNALLDFLQIQKQTMLTPDQQAILGFCYLKLGEVQQAKTIFRQALERNAYSADIDQNPGDPGNYLDRGIIRFELQEYETAIDDFNHALKLGEKSVELLAARGSACLKLGKYDLAKQDYETALSRAPDCPTAYFCLAWMLATCPEPQYRNGPKALELAHRNLELLPEINWNSLSVLAAASAESGDFEEAIKWITQAMELAQNEDKTDCEKQLQCYERNQAYSDLAP; the protein is encoded by the coding sequence ATGCTGGAAAATATTGCCTACATTGTCGCAGCCGTCTTCTGCGAAATCTATCTCATTCTGATGATCCGTGGTCTGTTTTCATCACGCTCACAGGGACATCAATTTTCACACCTCAAGAATCTGGATTCTGCCATCGCAAGTTACAGCAAGCTGATTCATAAGAATCCTCGCGATACCAAATCCTACCTGGCACGTTCCAGCGCTTACATCCAGCAGGAGCGTCTGACAGAGGCACTTGCCGATTGCGATATGGTCACACTGTTGGAGCCAGACAACCCCTATGCATTTTTAAACCGGGGTGCGATTTATGGTCTACAAAATGAGCATGAGAAGTGCATTGATGAAACAACCCGCTGCCTCGAAATAAAACCTGACACATTCAATGCCCTGATCAATCGAGGACACACGTATGCCCGACTCGGCAACATCGAAGCAGCTCTGAATGACTTATCGCAGGTAATTCAACTGGCCCCTCGTAAACCAGAGCCTTATTTTGAACGGGGTAACTGCTTCCTGAATCTCCATAAGTATTCGGAGGCGATTGAAGAATATACACAAGCCCTGCAACATCGAGACAAAACCTGGGAGTACTATTACCGCTGGGATTGTCACCAAAAGCGCGGAATCGCCCATACAAAACTGGGACAGTTGAAACAGGCACGTGAAGATTTTGACCTCGCCTTAAAACATTGCCTCTTCCACGAGGCCATTCGACTCGACCCGCAAGATCTCGACAACTACCTCCAGCGGGGAAATCTCTATTACTGTGCTGAACAGTATCAGAACGCCCTGCTGGACTTTCTGCAGATACAGAAACAGACCATGCTTACTCCGGATCAGCAGGCCATTCTGGGGTTCTGTTATTTGAAGCTGGGTGAAGTGCAACAGGCAAAAACCATCTTCAGGCAGGCACTGGAACGCAATGCTTACAGTGCCGACATCGATCAGAACCCCGGTGATCCCGGCAATTATCTCGATCGCGGCATAATCCGGTTTGAGCTGCAGGAATATGAAACAGCGATTGACGATTTTAATCACGCACTGAAGTTGGGTGAGAAGTCCGTAGAATTGCTGGCTGCACGGGGATCAGCCTGTCTGAAACTGGGCAAATATGACCTGGCGAAGCAGGATTATGAAACCGCACTTTCGCGCGCCCCCGACTGTCCGACCGCTTATTTTTGTCTGGCCTGGATGCTGGCCACCTGCCCTGAACCTCAATATCGCAATGGCCCCAAGGCCCTGGAACTGGCGCACCGTAATCTGGAGTTACTTCCTGAAATAAACTGGAACTCCCTGAGTGTACTCGCAGCCGCCTCTGCGGAGTCCGGCGACTTCGAAGAGGCGATCAAGTGGATCACCCAGGCCATGGAGTTGGCCCAAAATGAAGATAAAACGGATTGTGAAAAACAACTGCAATGTTATGAACGAAATCAGGCCTATAGTGATCTCGCCCCCTGA
- a CDS encoding DoxX family protein yields the protein MSLVTKAFHSNASAAVILIRAMVGLIFLSEGIQKFLYPEIRGAGRFLKIGLPSPEFLSYFVAGFEIVCGILIVLGLFTRLAVLPTITIMLVAIFSTKIPMLAEDGFWSMAHAARTDFSMLLGSIYLLIVGAGPLSIDAVLFWKKSRQQAKT from the coding sequence ATGAGTCTGGTTACCAAAGCATTTCATTCTAATGCTTCTGCAGCTGTCATCCTGATTCGAGCCATGGTTGGCCTGATCTTTCTCTCAGAGGGTATTCAGAAATTTCTTTATCCCGAAATTCGGGGGGCCGGCCGATTCCTGAAGATCGGTCTCCCCTCACCTGAGTTCCTCTCTTATTTTGTTGCCGGTTTTGAAATCGTGTGCGGCATTTTAATTGTACTGGGGCTGTTCACGCGGCTCGCAGTCCTGCCCACGATTACGATCATGCTGGTCGCCATTTTCTCAACGAAGATTCCTATGTTAGCGGAAGATGGCTTCTGGTCGATGGCTCACGCCGCCCGAACCGATTTCTCAATGCTGCTTGGTTCAATCTACTTGCTGATCGTGGGAGCCGGCCCGCTTTCAATCGATGCCGTGCTTTTCTGGAAAAAGTCCCGCCAGCAAGCCAAAACGTGA
- a CDS encoding class I fructose-bisphosphate aldolase: MSLQQLIETAYAMVADDKGLLAMDESTPTCHKRFAKLDIPQTEEFRRDYRELLVTTPGLNEAISGAILYDETIHQQTKDGKPFVQVLQEAGIIPGIKVDKSTTSLAGFPGEKITEGLDGLRERLAEYVQLGARFAKWRAVITIGEGTPSTGCLEANAHLLARYASLCQEAGLVPIVEPEVLMDGAHTLQRCFEVTEQTLRLVFAQLAAQRVLLEGMILKPNMIVPGLQCPKQNSVEEVADATVSCFRRVVPVAVPGVAFLSGGQSSELASERLNMMNTKYKTKVPWALSFSFARAIQQPGMEIWSGDSANVAAAQKSMYHRASCNRSARRGEYSTEMESVTA; the protein is encoded by the coding sequence ATGAGTCTGCAGCAACTGATCGAAACAGCCTACGCAATGGTCGCAGACGACAAGGGCCTGCTGGCCATGGACGAAAGCACGCCCACCTGCCACAAACGGTTCGCGAAACTTGATATTCCCCAGACCGAAGAATTCCGTCGGGATTACCGCGAGCTGCTGGTCACCACCCCCGGGTTGAATGAAGCGATCAGCGGCGCGATTCTGTATGATGAAACCATCCATCAGCAGACCAAAGACGGCAAACCTTTCGTACAGGTGCTCCAGGAAGCCGGCATCATCCCCGGTATCAAAGTCGACAAAAGCACGACGTCTCTGGCCGGATTTCCCGGAGAGAAAATCACCGAAGGACTGGATGGTCTGCGGGAACGACTCGCGGAATACGTGCAGCTAGGCGCCCGGTTCGCCAAGTGGCGGGCTGTGATCACCATTGGGGAAGGCACACCCTCAACCGGTTGCCTGGAAGCCAACGCTCACCTGCTGGCACGCTATGCATCCTTGTGTCAGGAAGCCGGTCTGGTTCCCATCGTGGAACCGGAAGTTTTGATGGACGGAGCCCATACCCTGCAACGCTGTTTTGAAGTGACCGAACAGACACTGCGACTCGTCTTCGCCCAGCTCGCAGCACAACGGGTACTGCTGGAGGGCATGATCCTCAAACCAAACATGATCGTCCCGGGTCTGCAATGTCCCAAACAGAATTCCGTCGAGGAAGTCGCCGATGCAACAGTCAGCTGTTTCCGACGTGTGGTTCCCGTCGCAGTTCCCGGCGTCGCGTTCCTCTCCGGCGGTCAGTCAAGCGAGCTCGCCTCCGAGCGTCTGAACATGATGAATACCAAGTACAAAACCAAAGTTCCCTGGGCACTCTCCTTCTCCTTTGCCCGCGCCATTCAGCAGCCCGGCATGGAGATCTGGAGCGGAGATTCCGCGAATGTCGCAGCGGCGCAAAAATCGATGTATCATCGTGCCAGCTGTAACCGCAGTGCCCGACGTGGAGAATATAGTACCGAAATGGAATCGGTGACCGCGTAA
- a CDS encoding CPXCG motif-containing cysteine-rich protein — MQEEASYICDACGEEIVIPIDVSQGAEQEYVEDCPVCCHPNVIHVHVGRDGVADIQAEAE, encoded by the coding sequence ATGCAGGAAGAAGCCAGTTATATTTGTGATGCCTGCGGTGAAGAAATCGTTATACCGATTGATGTTTCACAGGGGGCCGAGCAGGAATACGTAGAGGACTGTCCGGTCTGTTGTCATCCGAACGTAATCCACGTGCACGTGGGTCGCGATGGCGTGGCCGACATTCAGGCGGAAGCCGAGTAG
- a CDS encoding DoxX family protein yields MSQNPLAGLTSLAGRIMIATIFLMSAVGNKIPQFNNVAGYMASEGVPAPQVMLAGAIVFLIAGSLSVILGFKTRIGAGLLLVFLVLATYFFHDFWTLEDAQAQQAQLIQFMKNLALMGTMLFLMANGPGQMSLDQRKKSRG; encoded by the coding sequence ATGTCTCAAAATCCACTGGCAGGACTGACGAGCTTAGCAGGGCGAATCATGATCGCGACCATTTTTCTGATGAGTGCTGTCGGAAACAAAATTCCACAGTTCAATAACGTGGCCGGCTACATGGCTTCGGAAGGGGTTCCCGCACCCCAGGTCATGCTGGCGGGGGCGATCGTGTTTCTGATTGCCGGGAGTCTGTCTGTCATTCTTGGTTTCAAGACTCGCATCGGTGCCGGCCTATTGCTGGTGTTCCTGGTACTGGCTACTTACTTTTTCCATGACTTCTGGACACTGGAAGATGCCCAGGCACAGCAGGCTCAATTGATTCAGTTCATGAAGAACCTGGCATTGATGGGGACGATGCTGTTTCTGATGGCCAACGGTCCGGGGCAGATGAGTCTCGATCAGCGCAAGAAGTCACGGGGATAG
- a CDS encoding EAL domain-containing protein yields MTDLNSELSYLQAFRDAVDEAGIVAMTDVRGKILDVNENFCQISGYSREELLGQNHRILRSEQHTDEFFREMYRTIGQGNVWRGEICNKSKSGSLYWVNTTIVPLQDDQGKISGYLALRIDISEQKRLMQRMQHLAHHDPLTGLPNRVSILESIQRVIDCQPEKHYALLFMDFDRFKLINDSLGHDVGDKLLEAIAVRLRKSVRATDTIQAARLGGDEFVVLLENLKSPQDATRVAERLINTLSEPYNLGGYTIYSSASIGIVTSEHPVSSASEMLSNADLAMYEAKAEKLDRPVVFDRVLREKAQRRLYVENELRDVLSRNELTLFYQPIIDLGTEELRGVEALIRWFHPVGGMIPPDEFISVAEEMDMIIPIGNFVIDEACRQLAEWRNRLGEHAPENMHVNVSRKQLEHPTLISVVEQALQKYDLPAGCLHLEVTESMIMHDREASIATLNGLKKLGVKLDVDDFGTGYSSLSCLCDFPIDALKLDREFVKKSDRDREVTLIHALIILAEKLGLEVIAEGVENTEQLALLQDLGCCLGQGYYFSRPVSGKDLEESILVGLGITSPVAKV; encoded by the coding sequence TTGACAGATCTTAACTCCGAATTGAGTTATCTACAGGCATTTCGCGACGCCGTCGATGAGGCGGGGATCGTGGCGATGACCGATGTGCGGGGTAAGATCCTGGATGTCAACGAGAATTTCTGCCAGATCTCGGGCTACAGCCGCGAGGAACTGCTTGGTCAAAACCATCGTATCCTGCGCTCCGAACAGCACACTGATGAATTTTTTCGTGAGATGTATCGGACAATCGGGCAGGGAAATGTCTGGCGAGGTGAGATCTGTAACAAATCCAAAAGTGGATCGCTCTACTGGGTGAATACCACAATCGTGCCTCTCCAGGATGACCAGGGCAAGATCAGTGGCTACCTTGCACTACGAATTGATATCAGCGAGCAGAAACGTCTGATGCAGCGGATGCAGCACCTGGCACATCATGATCCCCTGACAGGACTGCCGAACCGTGTTTCGATCCTGGAATCGATCCAGAGGGTGATCGATTGTCAGCCGGAAAAACACTATGCACTGCTCTTCATGGACTTTGATCGCTTTAAATTGATCAACGACAGTCTGGGGCATGACGTCGGGGACAAACTGCTCGAAGCGATTGCAGTTCGTCTGCGGAAATCGGTACGAGCTACAGATACGATCCAGGCCGCCCGACTTGGCGGTGACGAATTTGTCGTTCTGCTGGAAAATCTGAAATCGCCTCAGGATGCGACCAGGGTTGCGGAGCGGCTGATCAACACCTTATCTGAACCGTACAATCTGGGCGGATATACGATTTACTCCAGCGCCAGTATCGGGATCGTGACCAGCGAGCATCCCGTTAGTTCTGCCAGCGAGATGCTGAGTAATGCGGATCTGGCGATGTATGAAGCGAAAGCGGAGAAGCTGGATCGACCGGTTGTGTTCGACCGCGTACTGCGGGAGAAGGCGCAACGGCGGCTCTATGTGGAGAATGAGCTCCGCGATGTGTTATCACGTAATGAACTGACGCTCTTCTATCAGCCGATTATCGATTTGGGAACAGAGGAATTGCGGGGCGTCGAGGCGCTGATTCGCTGGTTCCATCCGGTGGGAGGCATGATTCCTCCCGATGAGTTTATCTCGGTCGCTGAAGAGATGGATATGATCATTCCCATTGGTAACTTCGTGATCGATGAAGCCTGCCGACAGTTGGCGGAATGGCGGAACCGTCTGGGAGAGCACGCACCAGAGAATATGCATGTGAACGTCTCACGGAAACAGCTGGAACATCCGACTTTGATATCCGTGGTTGAACAGGCTCTGCAGAAATATGATCTGCCCGCAGGATGTCTGCACCTGGAAGTGACCGAAAGTATGATCATGCACGACCGGGAGGCCTCGATTGCCACCCTGAACGGCTTGAAAAAACTGGGGGTCAAACTGGACGTCGATGACTTCGGGACCGGGTATTCTTCACTGTCATGCCTGTGTGACTTTCCCATTGATGCCTTAAAGCTGGACCGGGAATTCGTCAAGAAATCGGACCGGGACCGTGAGGTCACACTGATTCACGCTCTCATCATTCTGGCCGAAAAGCTGGGGCTGGAAGTGATTGCAGAAGGGGTCGAAAATACCGAACAGCTGGCACTTCTGCAGGACCTGGGGTGCTGTCTGGGCCAGGGCTATTATTTCTCCAGGCCGGTGAGTGGCAAGGATCTGGAAGAATCCATTCTCGTGGGACTGGGGATAACTTCCCCGGTGGCGAAAGTCTGA
- a CDS encoding NAD(P)H-dependent oxidoreductase — MASPKILAFAGSTRQNSHNQRVLEVAVAGARAAGAEVTVVNLKHYPLPLFNEDLERSTGEPDAAAKLKQLFFEHDGLLIASPEYNSSITPLLKNTIDWVSRKVGDETPLQAYRGKVAALVSASPGALGGLRGLVHVRSILGNIGVVVLPDQVAVSKAHEAFNENGQIKDENQQKSVSGVGAKLAEMLQKLAD; from the coding sequence ATGGCGTCACCTAAAATTCTAGCCTTTGCAGGCAGTACCAGACAGAATTCTCATAATCAGCGTGTGCTCGAAGTCGCAGTGGCGGGTGCCCGGGCAGCAGGGGCTGAAGTGACAGTGGTCAATCTCAAACATTATCCATTGCCTCTGTTCAATGAAGATCTGGAACGGAGTACGGGAGAACCCGATGCTGCTGCGAAACTGAAGCAGCTGTTCTTCGAGCACGATGGTCTGCTGATTGCATCACCTGAATACAACAGCTCAATTACGCCACTGTTGAAGAATACGATTGACTGGGTTTCACGGAAAGTCGGCGATGAAACACCACTCCAGGCTTATCGGGGTAAGGTAGCCGCACTGGTATCAGCCTCACCGGGAGCCCTGGGAGGCCTGCGGGGACTGGTCCACGTCCGTTCGATTCTGGGAAACATCGGCGTGGTGGTTCTGCCGGATCAGGTCGCGGTTTCCAAGGCCCACGAAGCCTTCAATGAAAACGGCCAGATCAAAGATGAAAATCAGCAGAAGTCTGTAAGTGGAGTCGGAGCAAAACTGGCAGAGATGCTACAGAAGCTGGCAGATTGA
- a CDS encoding MarR family transcriptional regulator: MKPTQLQQELKKKQAFQSPEIEAILNILRTSDQLQNRLGKLFREFGLTSSQYNVLRILRGEGKPLPSLEIASRMVQVVPAITGLIDRLEKQGLVRRKRCQKDRRVVYVEITSEGKDLLDEMDAPLSALHEELLGHLAEDELHELNRLLVKARQNCCVGARISG; the protein is encoded by the coding sequence ATGAAACCGACACAACTGCAACAGGAATTGAAGAAGAAGCAGGCATTTCAGTCCCCTGAAATCGAGGCGATTCTGAACATATTGCGTACCAGCGATCAGCTTCAGAATCGTCTCGGTAAGCTGTTTCGGGAGTTCGGGTTAACATCGTCACAGTATAATGTATTACGGATTCTGCGGGGCGAGGGGAAACCACTGCCCAGTCTGGAAATCGCCAGCCGCATGGTTCAGGTCGTGCCTGCGATTACCGGGCTGATTGATCGCCTGGAGAAACAGGGACTGGTACGGCGGAAACGCTGCCAGAAAGACCGAAGGGTGGTTTACGTGGAGATCACATCAGAAGGAAAAGATCTGCTGGATGAGATGGATGCACCTTTAAGTGCGCTGCATGAGGAACTGTTAGGGCATCTGGCTGAAGATGAACTGCATGAATTGAATCGGCTGCTGGTCAAAGCGCGACAGAACTGTTGTGTTGGTGCCAGGATTTCAGGCTGA
- a CDS encoding serpin family protein — protein MDQKRQISAEQRYCELRTIVDDGNRFACALFAELSQVNSGNLFFSPASISTALAMTLAGARGKTAEEMKRALRLTQEGQQLHESFHHLLTETRTGGVELNVANQLWGQADYQFLTPFLDTVREYYGGGLQSVDFQGNPGDAAAQINQWVCQETRGKITEVASPLSFNELTRLVLVNAIYFKGTWEEEFDPELTRDEPFHISAEKQTPVPMMHQTDTFGYYENEMVQVLELPYRQQNVVMQSVEAEDGSFYMTAQEIPGGGSDFSMCIILPREQGTLQTVESELNSETLDQWLSTNHREVIVSLPRFQLELEYELNAPLEALGMKQAFGPDTADFSGMTDDPEGLFIGSVLHKTFVEVNEQGTEAAAATGVIIAAGCAMEHEPPKVFRADHPFLFLIRDRQTRLIYFMGRYQQPD, from the coding sequence ATGGATCAGAAACGTCAAATCAGTGCCGAACAGCGCTATTGTGAACTGCGCACTATCGTCGATGATGGAAACCGTTTTGCCTGCGCCCTGTTTGCTGAACTGTCACAGGTTAATTCCGGAAACCTGTTCTTTTCCCCGGCCAGTATTTCCACTGCGCTCGCGATGACACTCGCAGGCGCCCGGGGGAAAACCGCGGAGGAGATGAAACGGGCGCTGCGACTGACTCAAGAAGGACAGCAGCTGCATGAATCGTTTCACCATTTGTTAACTGAGACCCGCACCGGAGGCGTGGAGCTGAACGTTGCCAACCAGCTCTGGGGGCAGGCTGATTATCAGTTTCTCACTCCGTTTCTGGATACGGTTCGCGAGTATTACGGCGGCGGTTTGCAGAGCGTCGATTTTCAGGGGAATCCTGGAGATGCGGCAGCTCAGATCAATCAGTGGGTCTGCCAGGAGACGCGTGGCAAAATCACGGAAGTGGCGTCACCCCTCAGTTTTAATGAACTGACAAGGCTGGTTCTGGTCAACGCGATCTACTTCAAGGGAACCTGGGAAGAGGAGTTCGATCCGGAACTGACACGGGATGAACCATTTCACATCTCGGCCGAGAAGCAGACGCCAGTCCCGATGATGCATCAGACGGACACCTTCGGCTACTATGAAAATGAAATGGTTCAGGTGCTGGAACTGCCTTACCGTCAACAGAATGTCGTCATGCAGTCTGTGGAAGCCGAAGATGGCAGTTTTTATATGACAGCACAGGAAATCCCGGGAGGGGGGAGCGACTTCAGCATGTGTATTATCCTGCCTCGAGAGCAGGGGACATTGCAAACAGTGGAATCCGAGTTGAATTCGGAGACGCTCGATCAGTGGCTGAGCACGAATCATCGTGAAGTCATTGTCAGTCTGCCCCGCTTTCAACTGGAGCTGGAATATGAGCTGAATGCGCCGCTGGAAGCTTTGGGGATGAAACAGGCGTTTGGGCCGGATACTGCAGACTTTTCCGGGATGACTGATGACCCTGAGGGCCTATTTATCGGCTCGGTGTTGCACAAGACGTTTGTGGAAGTTAACGAGCAGGGAACTGAAGCAGCGGCTGCGACAGGGGTCATCATAGCCGCAGGCTGTGCGATGGAACACGAACCTCCCAAAGTTTTTCGAGCCGATCATCCGTTTCTGTTTTTGATCCGTGACCGTCAGACTCGCCTGATCTATTTCATGGGACGGTATCAGCAACCGGATTAG
- a CDS encoding pirin family protein, whose protein sequence is MIRVRKAEERGHADHGWLDTYHTFSFAGYQDPEHVHFRTLRVMNEDVVQPGQGFGTHPHRDMEIVTYVLEGALEHKDSMGNGEVLRAGEFQRMSAGTGITHSEFNPSATEPVHLYQIWLFPESKGIEPSYEQKQFPVSEQQNQLRLVASPEAEAGSLRIHQDARVYLSQIEAEQTVTYELAEGRHAWLQVLRGSVLLNDIALDVSDGAAVSDTRSLKIQATDDAEIMLFDLK, encoded by the coding sequence ATGATTCGTGTACGCAAGGCTGAGGAACGGGGCCATGCCGATCATGGCTGGCTCGACACTTATCACACTTTTTCGTTTGCTGGTTACCAGGATCCGGAGCACGTTCACTTTCGTACGCTGCGGGTCATGAATGAGGATGTAGTCCAACCGGGGCAGGGCTTCGGAACGCATCCCCACCGGGATATGGAGATTGTGACTTATGTTCTGGAGGGTGCTCTTGAACATAAGGATTCGATGGGCAATGGTGAAGTCCTGCGAGCCGGCGAGTTCCAAAGGATGTCAGCGGGGACCGGGATTACTCACAGTGAGTTCAACCCGTCCGCAACTGAGCCGGTGCACCTCTACCAGATCTGGTTGTTCCCGGAAAGTAAGGGGATCGAGCCCAGTTATGAACAAAAACAATTTCCCGTGAGTGAGCAACAGAATCAGTTGCGGCTGGTGGCTTCGCCCGAGGCTGAAGCAGGTTCGTTGCGGATCCACCAGGACGCGCGGGTTTATCTCTCGCAGATTGAAGCAGAGCAAACCGTTACATACGAGCTGGCGGAAGGACGGCATGCCTGGTTGCAGGTTCTGAGGGGAAGTGTGCTGTTGAATGATATTGCTCTGGATGTGAGCGACGGTGCCGCCGTAAGTGACACCCGAAGCTTGAAGATCCAGGCAACTGACGATGCCGAGATCATGCTGTTTGATCTGAAATAA
- a CDS encoding DUF2293 domain-containing protein produces the protein MTSNTFSPGPTPDSVKAADGSIHTVPTGWTLLPPGDAGLTRRVKAAGEFWSVQEKKGRRTFSKGIWAPAETITRIQADLAAERATPAYAKKQAAAAARREQEQSTYVDDFLSAVLSYLDFHPTHEQIAHQMAQAITAHATPVGSGTVARTKRIPLEQRAESAVIAWMRHQTTAYDEMVIPRVKGKRREVRRMLARRSKELLNEYRSPSTPPTDCPLHRALAEWEADGLK, from the coding sequence ATGACCAGCAACACGTTCTCCCCCGGCCCCACTCCGGATTCCGTCAAAGCCGCTGATGGCTCAATCCATACAGTCCCCACAGGGTGGACCCTGCTCCCTCCCGGCGACGCCGGTCTGACGCGACGAGTCAAAGCTGCGGGAGAATTCTGGAGCGTGCAGGAAAAGAAAGGCCGACGCACTTTTTCGAAAGGGATCTGGGCCCCCGCAGAGACCATCACCCGGATCCAGGCCGACCTGGCAGCAGAGCGTGCCACTCCCGCTTATGCAAAAAAGCAGGCTGCGGCTGCCGCGCGCCGGGAACAGGAACAGTCCACCTATGTCGACGATTTCCTCTCTGCGGTACTCTCCTATCTGGACTTCCACCCGACGCATGAGCAGATCGCCCATCAGATGGCACAGGCAATCACGGCGCACGCAACTCCCGTCGGCAGCGGAACGGTGGCTCGCACGAAACGGATCCCCCTGGAGCAACGTGCGGAATCAGCTGTTATCGCCTGGATGCGGCACCAGACAACCGCTTATGACGAAATGGTCATTCCCCGCGTGAAAGGGAAACGACGCGAAGTCCGGCGGATGCTGGCCCGTCGCTCCAAGGAACTGCTGAATGAGTATCGCAGCCCTTCCACTCCTCCGACAGACTGCCCCCTGCACCGCGCCCTTGCAGAGTGGGAAGCCGATGGTTTAAAGTGA
- a CDS encoding DUF1653 domain-containing protein, whose product MTVKTGRYRHYKGNDYLVIGVARHSETEEEMVVYSADYGQFGLWVRPKEMFLEKVEIDGRVIPRFQFIGPE is encoded by the coding sequence ATGACCGTGAAAACCGGCCGTTATCGACATTATAAAGGGAACGACTATCTCGTTATCGGAGTCGCCAGACATAGTGAGACCGAAGAAGAGATGGTCGTTTACAGTGCGGATTACGGCCAGTTCGGTCTCTGGGTGCGTCCCAAGGAAATGTTCCTGGAAAAAGTCGAGATCGACGGACGCGTCATTCCCCGCTTTCAGTTTATTGGTCCCGAGTAG
- a CDS encoding dual specificity protein phosphatase, which translates to MREVLPRLLWIGNARDARDLNQVLDLGITAVVELAREEPPISYPREIVYCRLPLIDGDENQTVVLQTALTTVARFISADLPTLVSCSAGMSRSPAIVAGALSLVNGCSFADALQQVAASGPCDVAPGLWNEIQQLLEETEPGS; encoded by the coding sequence ATGCGCGAAGTCCTGCCTCGACTGCTCTGGATCGGTAATGCCCGGGATGCACGCGACTTAAATCAGGTTCTCGATCTCGGCATTACCGCGGTTGTAGAACTGGCACGGGAAGAGCCGCCCATCAGCTATCCCCGCGAAATCGTCTATTGTCGCCTTCCCCTGATCGATGGTGACGAAAACCAGACTGTGGTACTGCAGACCGCTTTGACCACCGTGGCCCGCTTCATTTCCGCCGATCTGCCAACACTGGTCTCCTGCAGTGCCGGTATGAGCCGCTCCCCCGCAATCGTAGCCGGGGCACTGTCGCTGGTGAATGGCTGTTCTTTTGCCGATGCACTCCAGCAGGTTGCTGCCTCAGGTCCCTGTGACGTCGCCCCGGGACTCTGGAATGAGATTCAACAGTTGCTCGAGGAAACGGAACCGGGCAGCTAA